From the Bacillota bacterium genome, the window TGTAGCGTCGGTCTAAATCGTGATAGAGGCGGGCGTTTTCGATCGCCATGCCCGCCTGATTGATGAACGTGGTGAGCAGCTGGATGTTGGCACGCTCGATAGGACGCCCTGTGGGCTTATTGTCGGCGACCACCACGCCGATGACACGGTTGCGTGCTAAAATCGGGGCAACCAGAAAGGCGTTTGTGCCCAGCATTCGTCCAAAGCCACGTGCAGGCTGGCTGGACTGCTGGGCGTTTTCTACCAGCACCAGCTGTTTGCCACGCACCGCGATACCGATTACCCCATCCGCCACGTGCACCGGCTTGTCGCCAAGCGTTTTCGGGTGATAACCGCGCAGGGCACGAGGTATCGCCAGCTTACCCGATTCATCCAGCAGGAAAATAGCGCATCGGTCAAAACGCACGGTTTCCACAATACCATCGGCGGTTTGCTGCAAAATCTTCTCCAGCTCCAGAGAGGAGTTCACTGCTGCGCTCAGTTCGGAGAGCACCGACAGCTCGTTGACCCGGTGCTTGAGGTCGTTGTAGAGCTGTGCGTTCTTAATGGCGGACGCCGCCTGCATGGCGAAAACGCTGAAAAGGCGCATATCCTGCTCGGTAAAAACATGAGCGGGCTTGCGCCGGTGAATATTCAGCACGCCCATCACCTGTCCATGTCCATCACGCAGAGGCACGCATAGCGATGCCGCAATATCCTCGCGGTAGGGCACGTCCTCGCCAGCAAGACGGGGGTCGGTGCGGGGGTCGGTAATCAGCATGGGCTCGCCGTTGGCTGCGACCCGTCCTGCGATGCCCTTCCCCCAGGGCACGCGAGCCTGTTCGACGACTTCGCCCGGTAAGCCATAGCTGGAACGAATGACCAGCATCTGTCCGTCTTCGTCGAGTAGCATCAGCGAACAGACCTGCGCGTCCATCACTTCGGCGGCTTTGCGGGTAATCAGGTCCAGCAGCATCTGCAGGTTGCTTCCTTCCATAGCCCGCCCGATTTCGTAAAGCGCTGTGACCTCTCGCAAACGCTGTTCGTGATGTTTCTGAGCCTGTTGCGCGTACGCCTGCGCCTGTAATCGCTCTATACAGACGCACAGGAGGGAGGACCAGGTGATTAGCAGGTCGTGGATGTCGTCGGGCAGAGGCGTTTTGGTGAGCAGGCTGATGACGTAGACGTGCGGATACGACTTCAGAGCGAAGGGATAAAACCATCCAGAGTACTCATCCAGCGCGATCAGAGAGGGCTCTTTGGCTTCTGCGGCACGCGCAATGGCTTCGTGAACCTTATCGGTGGGAAAGTGGTCGTCGTGGATGGACCGGGGTGCCGCGTTCAGGAGCACGGTCTGGCGTGTGCTCGGATCCACGCTCCACAGGGCTGCCTGTGCCGCCTCGAAGTATTGCTGAGCGGCTTGCAGGAGTGCCTCTATCGCGGACTCGGGTGCGTGCGACGAAATCTGCCGGGCAATTTGCCGGGTAAAAGCATATTGCGTCTCGACAGTATATCGATAATCGCTCATTCTAACCAACCTTCTTCGCTCTGAACGTTATCCTGACGGAAACGCACAATGGAGTGATGCGAACACGGATTTTATAACGCCCGTTTTTCCATTTCTGCTGCGAACGTCAGATATTGCTCAACTACCTCGGCGGTAGCGCCATCAGCCATGACACGTCCCTGATGTAACCACACAGTCCGGGTTGCTACCTGCCGCACCTGGTTCATGTCATGTGATACTAAAAGAATAGTTCTACCCTCACGTTGGAACTCCTGTATTTTTCGCAGGCATTTATGCTGGAATGCTTCATCGCCCACCGCCAGTACCTCGTCCATCAGGATAATCTCGGGGTCGGTGTGTACCGCTACGGCAAAACCCAGACGAAGCACCATCCCCGAGGAATAGGCGCGTACCGGCGTGTCGATAAACTCCTCCAGTTCGGCGAAACGGATGATGGACGGCAAGCGTTCGGCAATCTGCTGCCGGGTCAACCCCAGAATAATGCCGTTAAAATACACGTTTTCCAGTCCCGTCAGGTCGGGATGGAAACCGACGCCCAGCTGCAGTAGCGGTGCGACTCGCCCGTTCACCTGCACCCTGCCCGCGCTGGGGCGGATGACCCGCGCAATAATCGCTAGCAGGGTGGACTTACCACTGCCGTTGACACCGATTAAACCTACCGTCTCGCCGTGCCGGATAGTCAGGCTCACATCGTTTAACGCCTGATGAACCTCGATTCGCCGCCGATACCGGAACATCGACAGCAGAATACCCTTCAGCGAGGAGTACGGCTGATGAGATAGACGATAACTTTTCGATACGTGTTCCAGCAAGATTGCGGTGTCCTTCATGGCTGCTCCGCGAAATCCCACTTGCGTTTATTGAAGAAAGCGTAACCCAGTACAAAGACGATTACCGATACCACGCACGCTACCGTCAGCAACCCCCAGTCCATCGGCAGCGAGACGAACGTTTGTTTCTGCACCACTCCTACCTGCTGGACGGTGATGGGCGGCAGCAGGATCTTGCGGTAGGCGGTCAACAGCATGGCGACAGGGTTCAAATGGTACACCAGATATATCCAGCGTTGCACCTCGGTAGAGGCGAGCTGGGCGTGATACACCTGCTCGGAGAAGTAAATCACGGGTACCAGATAAAACATCAGCTGTAAGCCGATGCTGACAATGTATTTGGTGTCTTCGTAAAACACATTCAGGCAAGAGATAATCAGGCTTAACCCGGCAATCAGCAGCGTCTGGAAAAACACGAGTACGGGCAACAGCACCACACTGGGCAGCAAAGGCGCGCCCACGTAGCCCAGCAGGTAAACGAAAAACACCACCAGCGCGAGCGCAAAATGTATCAGGTTCGCCAGCACCGCCGCCAGTGGCAGCACCTCGCGCGGAAAGTATACCTTCTTTACCAGCTGTATCTGCGCCAGCACCGATTGCGAGGAGTCTAACAACGCGGTCTGAAAATACATCCAGGGCAAAAACGCTGCCAGCACGTACGCCGAATAGTTCGGGATGACCATGCCCATGACCCGCTTGAAGACAATGGTGAGTACCGCCACCGTGACCAGCGGCACAATCAGCGACCAGAAGAAGCCCAGATAGGAGTTCTTGTAGCGCACACGCAGTTCGCGCAGCACCAGTGTCCAGAGCAGTTCGCGGTAGCGATACAGCTCGCGCAGCTCGTCGAGCATCTTGCTTTTAAACCCCTACACCAGGTTTAACTTCTTCAAGGCTTCCGCCAAAGGTGGCAGTTGCCACAGCCGCTGATGTTTTACCGTTTGTGGCATCGCCATTTTGCATCCCCCCGCTCCATTATAGCACGCTGTGCATTGCCGTGATGACCGGGCTCTTTGCCCGAATGAGCCTTCATGACGGTCTTCGCCGGAGCGCAAGCCAGCTCACTGTTTGGGGACAGGACTCCCCGCTGCGTGAACCACGCGCTGGTAGACGTCCAGCACCCGTTGCGCCATCGCTCGCGGCGTCCAGCGGGGAGAGTGCAGGGCGCTCTGCCCCATCTGCTGGCGCAACGTCTCATCCCAAAGCAGGCGAATCACTGCCTGCGCAAACGCTTCTGCGTTGTTTGGCACCAGTATACCATCTGCGCCGTCGCGCACCGATTCGGGCGCACCGCCTTCGTTCACCACCACACAGGGTAACCCATGCGCCTGCGCTTCCCACAATACCAGCCCCTGCGTTTCGGTCACAGAGGGAAATACGAATACATCCGCCGCCGCGTACACTTCGCTGATATGCTCATGCAGAACCCTGCCCTGCAGGCGTACAGTTTGTGACAACCCCCGCTGCTGAACCTGCTTGCGAAGAAACTCCTCGGCGTTGCCGCTACCTACCAGCCACAGCAGGATATCTGGTACCTCGCGATGAACCAGCGGGAGCATCTCGAGTAACAGTTTCAGGTTTTTCTCGCGAGCCAGCCTGCCCACATATACCAGTATCGGACTTTCTGGAGGCAAACCGTAGCGCGCTCTTGCTTTCGCACGGTCGACCACAAGCGGGTGAAACTCCACGCCTGTCGGTATCACCTCTACTGCGGGAGATTGTACCCCATGCCGTTGCAGGTACCGGCAGGCGAAATACGAAGGAACGATGGTTGCCTGCGCGCACCGGTAGAACCGCCGGAGATGCCACCAGAGCAATGTTCGCAAAACACCCTGAGGCAGTACTGGAGCGTAATGCAGGTAGCAGTCGTAGAGCGTATGGTAATGTGCCACTACCGGTATCCCGTATCGTTTGCCTGTGCGCAAGCCGATGACCCCCAGCAGGAAAGGGATTTGCACGTGAATCACGTCGACGCGAGTTTCCTGGAAGAAGCGATGCAGTTGTGGCAGGGGGCGAGGCTGGGGCAGGGGATAGTCTGGAGCGAACAGCCAGGTAAACGACGGCACCCGTATCACATCCTCTTCCTGCGCGAGAGCATCGGGGTGACGTGTGGTGACCACCGTCACGCGGTGCCCCTGCTGCAGCAATTCACGACGCAGGGTACTGACGGAAACCGCCACTCCGTTGGTTACCGGTGGATAGGACTCAGAGAAGATGGCGATGTGCACCGTGTTCTACCGCTTTCGTCGCCGCGCTTCCTGCGCTTGTTGTCGCGCCTCCAGAAAGGCGATGACGTCAGATAAACGGAACCGCCTCTGGTTGCCAGGTGTACGGTAGTGGTTGAGCAAACCCCGTTCGGTGTAGCGCCGTACAGTCGTGGGGCAAACCCCCAGCAGACGGGCGGTATCTTCCAGCGTGAGCGAAGGGTTCAGCAGGCGCTCCACCAGTTCCTGACGGCTCTCTTTGAATTGCCGGTCATAATACTTCTGTGTCACTTCGTCATCGCCCAGCTCTACCAGCAGGCGCACGTGCTTGGGCACACGCTTCCAGAGCTCCTCGATGGACTGGGGCGGCGGAACGGGACGCACGCTGCGGGTATATGGAGCACGTTTCACCGGCTTTGCACTCTGCGGACGTTCCTTTCGTCCGACGGCGGTTTCGGGGGATACCGTTTCAGCAGGTGGTTCACTCACTTCCGGGACGGGCGTCTCAGCGACCGCCTCTTCCTGCTCCTGCACTGGCGGAGCAGCGGGTTGCGCAACCGCCCGCTTCGTATCTGACTCCTGTTCCGCAGGCTCTACCGGTCTGGCTGTCTCTTCGGTCTCTGCGGTAGTCGCAGGTTTGGCGGCAGTAGCCGGGGGTTCGACCGCCGCACGCCGGATGGTGAAGATATAGTCTGCAGGGTCAGGTACCGGTGCCTCTGTAACCCGTACCTGCTCCAGCGCAGGCGGTGTTTTAGCCGGACGTTCTCTGGGGAGTTCCTCGCGCCGCGGCTGCTGAACGGCAGGTGCTACCACCCTGCCGGCTGCCTGTTCGGAACTTGCAGGTTCCTGCCTGGGTGACGCCGGTTCCGATGAAGGTCTGGATTCCTCTTGCTTTTTCTCGTCCACGTACTGCTGTTCCAGATATTTGAACCAGTCCTCTAACGTTCTCACAGTGCAATCCCCCTACAGTATGAGCATGGCGTCTCCGAAACTCAAGAAGCGATAACCCATCGCAATCGCTTCGCGATAGGCATTCAGAACGTTCTCTTTGCCCGCGAAGGCACAGGTGAGCAGCAGGGGCGTGGAAGCAGGCAGATGGAAGTT encodes:
- a CDS encoding helix-turn-helix domain-containing protein gives rise to the protein MRTLEDWFKYLEQQYVDEKKQEESRPSSEPASPRQEPASSEQAAGRVVAPAVQQPRREELPRERPAKTPPALEQVRVTEAPVPDPADYIFTIRRAAVEPPATAAKPATTAETEETARPVEPAEQESDTKRAVAQPAAPPVQEQEEAVAETPVPEVSEPPAETVSPETAVGRKERPQSAKPVKRAPYTRSVRPVPPPQSIEELWKRVPKHVRLLVELGDDEVTQKYYDRQFKESRQELVERLLNPSLTLEDTARLLGVCPTTVRRYTERGLLNHYRTPGNQRRFRLSDVIAFLEARQQAQEARRRKR
- a CDS encoding GAF domain-containing protein, encoding MSDYRYTVETQYAFTRQIARQISSHAPESAIEALLQAAQQYFEAAQAALWSVDPSTRQTVLLNAAPRSIHDDHFPTDKVHEAIARAAEAKEPSLIALDEYSGWFYPFALKSYPHVYVISLLTKTPLPDDIHDLLITWSSLLCVCIERLQAQAYAQQAQKHHEQRLREVTALYEIGRAMEGSNLQMLLDLITRKAAEVMDAQVCSLMLLDEDGQMLVIRSSYGLPGEVVEQARVPWGKGIAGRVAANGEPMLITDPRTDPRLAGEDVPYREDIAASLCVPLRDGHGQVMGVLNIHRRKPAHVFTEQDMRLFSVFAMQAASAIKNAQLYNDLKHRVNELSVLSELSAAVNSSLELEKILQQTADGIVETVRFDRCAIFLLDESGKLAIPRALRGYHPKTLGDKPVHVADGVIGIAVRGKQLVLVENAQQSSQPARGFGRMLGTNAFLVAPILARNRVIGVVVADNKPTGRPIERANIQLLTTFINQAGMAIENARLYHDLDRRYSELHNLWEYTRNLLSSIGVGVVSIDRDEIVLTWNNAAERITDVPHEKALGYKLKELVAHFLLPPEEEKQLLEIVRHPFLTGERYSRFKCVLHPSRRGEVYFNFESSPLRAPDGSVQGVVFVFEDVTHEVQMEKEIQRVAQLAAVGQLAATVAHELRNPLSSIRASAQHLRSEYTDDPTLCEFLGIIISEVDVMNTKTTEFLRFARPVEPVFPEVNLHELIHGLTDFMKPYLMEQNIHVEIDVPDSLIIRADPNQLSDALSNLIINAVQAMPEGGDLYLSASAASNDTVRIAVRDTGEGISPEDLERIFTPFYTTKARGTGLGLPIVQKIVESHSGSIEIRSEVGVGTEVCMTLPVHPAPRILRVDMGEPENLRTSIPDL
- a CDS encoding glycosyltransferase; this translates as MHIAIFSESYPPVTNGVAVSVSTLRRELLQQGHRVTVVTTRHPDALAQEEDVIRVPSFTWLFAPDYPLPQPRPLPQLHRFFQETRVDVIHVQIPFLLGVIGLRTGKRYGIPVVAHYHTLYDCYLHYAPVLPQGVLRTLLWWHLRRFYRCAQATIVPSYFACRYLQRHGVQSPAVEVIPTGVEFHPLVVDRAKARARYGLPPESPILVYVGRLAREKNLKLLLEMLPLVHREVPDILLWLVGSGNAEEFLRKQVQQRGLSQTVRLQGRVLHEHISEVYAAADVFVFPSVTETQGLVLWEAQAHGLPCVVVNEGGAPESVRDGADGILVPNNAEAFAQAVIRLLWDETLRQQMGQSALHSPRWTPRAMAQRVLDVYQRVVHAAGSPVPKQ
- a CDS encoding ABC transporter permease; amino-acid sequence: MLDELRELYRYRELLWTLVLRELRVRYKNSYLGFFWSLIVPLVTVAVLTIVFKRVMGMVIPNYSAYVLAAFLPWMYFQTALLDSSQSVLAQIQLVKKVYFPREVLPLAAVLANLIHFALALVVFFVYLLGYVGAPLLPSVVLLPVLVFFQTLLIAGLSLIISCLNVFYEDTKYIVSIGLQLMFYLVPVIYFSEQVYHAQLASTEVQRWIYLVYHLNPVAMLLTAYRKILLPPITVQQVGVVQKQTFVSLPMDWGLLTVACVVSVIVFVLGYAFFNKRKWDFAEQP
- a CDS encoding ABC transporter ATP-binding protein, which translates into the protein MKDTAILLEHVSKSYRLSHQPYSSLKGILLSMFRYRRRIEVHQALNDVSLTIRHGETVGLIGVNGSGKSTLLAIIARVIRPSAGRVQVNGRVAPLLQLGVGFHPDLTGLENVYFNGIILGLTRQQIAERLPSIIRFAELEEFIDTPVRAYSSGMVLRLGFAVAVHTDPEIILMDEVLAVGDEAFQHKCLRKIQEFQREGRTILLVSHDMNQVRQVATRTVWLHQGRVMADGATAEVVEQYLTFAAEMEKRAL